In Euphorbia lathyris chromosome 9, ddEupLath1.1, whole genome shotgun sequence, the following are encoded in one genomic region:
- the LOC136205193 gene encoding T-complex protein 1 subunit alpha isoform X1, which translates to MAFSGQTPDILGDRQTGQDVRTQNVVACQAVANIVKSSLGPVGLDKMLVDDIGDVTITNDGATILKMLEVEHPAAKVLVELAELQDREVGDGTTSVVIVAAEFLKRANDLVRNKIHPTSIMSGYRLAMREACKYVEEKLAVKVEKLGKDSLVNCAKTSMSSKLIADDSDFFANLVVDAVQAVKMTNQRGEVRYPIKSINILKAHGKSAKDSYLLNGYALNTGRAAQGMPTRVAPAKIACLDFNLQRTKMQLGVQVLVTDPRELEKIREREADMTKERIEKLLKAGANVVLTTKGIDDMALKYFVEAGAIAVRRVPKEDMRRVAKATGATMVSTFADMEGEETFDSSFLGSADEVVEERIADDEVIMIKGTKCTSAVSLILRGANDYMLDEMDRSLHDALCIVKRTLESNTVVAGGGAVEAALSVYLEYLATTLGSREQLAIAEFAESLLIIPKILAVNAAKDATELVSKLRAYHHTAQTKADKKHLSSMGLDLSKGTIRNNLEAGVIEPAMSKVKILQFATEAAITILRIDDMIRLVKDESQNDE; encoded by the exons ATGGCGTTCTCTGGTCAGACTCCTGACATTCTCGGTGACCGGCAAACTGGCCAAGATGTTCGCACCCAAAACG TGGTTGCTTGTCAAGCTGTGGCCAACATTGTCAAATCTTCACTTGGTCCCGTCGGGCTCGACAAG ATGCTAGTAGATGATATTGGTGATGTAACAATTACCAATGATGGTGCCACAATTTTGAAGATGTTGGAAGTAGAACACCCAGCTGCCAAG GTGCTTGTAGAGTTGGCAGAGCTTCAAGACCGAGAAGTTGGAGATGGAACAACTTCTGTTGTTATTGTCGCTGCAgagtttctcaag AGAGCAAATGATCTGGTGAGGAATAAGATTCACCCAACATCAATAATGAGTGGATATAGA CTTGCTATGAGAGAAGCTTGTAAATATGTTGAAGAAAAATTGGCTGTGAAG GTGGAAAAGCTTGGAAAAGACTCTTTGGTTAACTGTGCCAAGACCAGCATGTCCTCGAAGTTGATAGCGGATGACAGTGATTTTTTCGCAAATCTA GTTGTGGATGCTGTACAAGCAGTGAAGATGACCAACCAACGAGGAGAAGTGAGATATCCAATCAAA AGTATCAATATTTTGAAAGCTCATGGAAAAAGTGCAAAAGATAGCTATCTGTTGAATGGTTATGCTCTGAATACTGGTCGTGCTGCTCAAGGAATGCCTACAAGAGTCGCACCTGCAAAAATTGCCTGTCTTGATTTTAATCTTCAGAGGACAAAGATGCAACTCGGTGTACAAGTTCTAGTCACTGATCCCAGGGAGCTCGAGAAAATTCGTGAAAG AGAAGCTGATATGACTAAAGAACGTATTGAGAAACTCTTGAAAGCTGGAGCAAATGTTGTTTTAACTACAAAAGGAATCGATGACATGGCTCTTAAG TATTTTGTGGAGGCTGGGGCTATTGCTGTCAGACGTGTTCCGAAAGAAGATATGCGCCGTGTTGCTAAGGCCACTGGTGCAACCATG GTTTCAACTTTTGCTGACATGGAAGGTGAAGAAACTTTTGATTCCTCATTTCTAGGATCTGCTGATGAAGTTGTCGAAGAGCGCATTGCTGATGATGAAGTGATTATGATAAAAGGGACAAAATGTACTAGTGCG GTTTCCTTAATTCTTAGAGGTGCAAATGACTATATGCTGGACGAGATGGACAGATCTCTGCATGATGCTTTGTGCATTGTTAAAAGGACCCTTGAATCTAATACG GTGGTAGCAGGTGGAGGGGCAGTTGAAGCTGCTCTATCTGTTTATCTGGAGTATCTTGCTACAACATTAGGGTCGCGAGAGCAATTGGCGATTGCAGAGTTTGCTGAATCCCTACTAATTATTCCAAAG ATATTGGCTGTTAATGCGGCTAAGGATGCCACTGAGTTAGTTTCAAAATTACGGGCTTATCACCACACTGCACAAACAAAAGCTGATAAAAAGCATTTATCAAG CATGGGACTTGACCTCTCAAAGGGCACCATCCGTAACAACCTAGAAGCTGGAGTAATTGAACCTGCAATGAGCAAAGTGAAGATACTTCAG TT
- the LOC136205193 gene encoding T-complex protein 1 subunit alpha isoform X2 gives MLVDDIGDVTITNDGATILKMLEVEHPAAKVLVELAELQDREVGDGTTSVVIVAAEFLKRANDLVRNKIHPTSIMSGYRLAMREACKYVEEKLAVKVEKLGKDSLVNCAKTSMSSKLIADDSDFFANLVVDAVQAVKMTNQRGEVRYPIKSINILKAHGKSAKDSYLLNGYALNTGRAAQGMPTRVAPAKIACLDFNLQRTKMQLGVQVLVTDPRELEKIREREADMTKERIEKLLKAGANVVLTTKGIDDMALKYFVEAGAIAVRRVPKEDMRRVAKATGATMVSTFADMEGEETFDSSFLGSADEVVEERIADDEVIMIKGTKCTSAVSLILRGANDYMLDEMDRSLHDALCIVKRTLESNTVVAGGGAVEAALSVYLEYLATTLGSREQLAIAEFAESLLIIPKILAVNAAKDATELVSKLRAYHHTAQTKADKKHLSSMGLDLSKGTIRNNLEAGVIEPAMSKVKILQFATEAAITILRIDDMIRLVKDESQNDE, from the exons ATGCTAGTAGATGATATTGGTGATGTAACAATTACCAATGATGGTGCCACAATTTTGAAGATGTTGGAAGTAGAACACCCAGCTGCCAAG GTGCTTGTAGAGTTGGCAGAGCTTCAAGACCGAGAAGTTGGAGATGGAACAACTTCTGTTGTTATTGTCGCTGCAgagtttctcaag AGAGCAAATGATCTGGTGAGGAATAAGATTCACCCAACATCAATAATGAGTGGATATAGA CTTGCTATGAGAGAAGCTTGTAAATATGTTGAAGAAAAATTGGCTGTGAAG GTGGAAAAGCTTGGAAAAGACTCTTTGGTTAACTGTGCCAAGACCAGCATGTCCTCGAAGTTGATAGCGGATGACAGTGATTTTTTCGCAAATCTA GTTGTGGATGCTGTACAAGCAGTGAAGATGACCAACCAACGAGGAGAAGTGAGATATCCAATCAAA AGTATCAATATTTTGAAAGCTCATGGAAAAAGTGCAAAAGATAGCTATCTGTTGAATGGTTATGCTCTGAATACTGGTCGTGCTGCTCAAGGAATGCCTACAAGAGTCGCACCTGCAAAAATTGCCTGTCTTGATTTTAATCTTCAGAGGACAAAGATGCAACTCGGTGTACAAGTTCTAGTCACTGATCCCAGGGAGCTCGAGAAAATTCGTGAAAG AGAAGCTGATATGACTAAAGAACGTATTGAGAAACTCTTGAAAGCTGGAGCAAATGTTGTTTTAACTACAAAAGGAATCGATGACATGGCTCTTAAG TATTTTGTGGAGGCTGGGGCTATTGCTGTCAGACGTGTTCCGAAAGAAGATATGCGCCGTGTTGCTAAGGCCACTGGTGCAACCATG GTTTCAACTTTTGCTGACATGGAAGGTGAAGAAACTTTTGATTCCTCATTTCTAGGATCTGCTGATGAAGTTGTCGAAGAGCGCATTGCTGATGATGAAGTGATTATGATAAAAGGGACAAAATGTACTAGTGCG GTTTCCTTAATTCTTAGAGGTGCAAATGACTATATGCTGGACGAGATGGACAGATCTCTGCATGATGCTTTGTGCATTGTTAAAAGGACCCTTGAATCTAATACG GTGGTAGCAGGTGGAGGGGCAGTTGAAGCTGCTCTATCTGTTTATCTGGAGTATCTTGCTACAACATTAGGGTCGCGAGAGCAATTGGCGATTGCAGAGTTTGCTGAATCCCTACTAATTATTCCAAAG ATATTGGCTGTTAATGCGGCTAAGGATGCCACTGAGTTAGTTTCAAAATTACGGGCTTATCACCACACTGCACAAACAAAAGCTGATAAAAAGCATTTATCAAG CATGGGACTTGACCTCTCAAAGGGCACCATCCGTAACAACCTAGAAGCTGGAGTAATTGAACCTGCAATGAGCAAAGTGAAGATACTTCAG TT